Proteins from a single region of Neodiprion virginianus isolate iyNeoVirg1 chromosome 4, iyNeoVirg1.1, whole genome shotgun sequence:
- the LOC124302840 gene encoding uncharacterized protein LOC124302840, which translates to MREVRCSQQSVNTNGTANIKARKSVMDSSQSSDGFLRIYQVENLDSQNYGALFLDVNVDQVEDLHSQNYVKLVLKVKSDQVKNLDSQNYGALFLDVEIDQVEDLHSQNYVKLVLKVKSDQVKNLDSQNYGALFLDVEIDQVEDLHSQNYVKLVLKVKSHQVKNLDSQNYGALFMDVKIDQVENLDSQNYNVNAIGFDV; encoded by the exons ATGAGAGAAGTCCGATGCTCGCAGCAATCGGTGAACACGAACGGCACAGCGAACATAAAAGCCCGCAAGTCCGTTATGGATTCGTCGCAAAGTAGCGACGGGTTCTTAAGG ATCTACCAGGTGGAGAACCTGGatagccagaactacggagcgcttttCCTGGATGTCAACGTTGaccaggtggaggacctgCACAGCCAGAATTACGtaaaattagtcctgaaggtcAAAAGTGACCAGGTCAAGAACCTGGACAgtcagaactacggagcgcttttCCTGGatgtcgaaatcgaccaggtggaggacctgCACAGCCAGAATTACGtaaaattagtcctgaaggtcAAAAGTGACCAGGTCAAGAACCTGGACAgtcagaactacggagcgcttttCCTGGatgtcgaaatcgaccaggtggaggacctgCACAGCCAGAATTACGtaaaattagtcctgaaggtcaaaagtcaccaggtcaagaaCCTGGACAgtcagaactacggagcgcttttCATGGATGTCAAGATTGACCAGGTGGAGAACCTGGATAGCCAGAACTAC AATGTCAACGCCATTGGTTTCGATGTATGA
- the LOC124302839 gene encoding cilia- and flagella-associated protein 43-like, with protein MKAKTSEWKSHWIRGGKIPHVAWIGKDVLAWCSGVHIIFYDVVQKTEKVQSYVKHSQGEGACCLSGHPTLPLFAFAEKVSNPRVLVYNYPSMKRISECLKGGPSGYLATAFMEHEHLITLASYPHFQLAVWSWRTGERFTTMATHIKDIDRQMIATTYSGHTMIAQLGKESGKLTVWQMRICGKIVSLKFKDVKLPHGERINAATWSPEPGPPTLGILDESCHMYVLQHDTTVPTKIAQTQRCSECVDIEASDICWYRGGLVLKTTFCQIRYYKKTTESNHWYRIWMVKLQTHPYLLTSHPFKTDRLFFHTLEGDLIQLEVPDEPDTATPGMVTHLQRGGFYRFFNWIYPWGHHLTAVDNDTDLGVLETHTGKEICRINLEMSGSVSRLTSRRDLPLVALTSNTGEFTLVGICEPKQPLILAQYHLHREDLNLLKFSYSGNYIAAGFSLTGTCFCIASKVGSQFEVMARLEVNRQISDVLLYDNMGHLRLFVLCVTSRHAVISNQILLYDLPNGQTHFSAASCIIELRDSFQNLQYSPVSVYQVLGSPYLTRQLQVLGFRGWQEVTLLEATPSDHQVRQTKIFSDSRWITTCSRDGIVVVRKGDKLRTRVAFIMSHHRQNLGVVKGIMKPSGDVIISLGHDGSLVCTKLFEDSEPEDSGTDDRSFTELRGVIAKESEWRTYVSKDDYATLDPGVVKMLTQARVHFAPASECKDQTWIEWKRSLKIAAETKEHAATRASIQSSIAALKATVAHLINVNEACAEIEQLPISAFDLDKVSRDQKLKAARDEREDVRCMLEWNCAGMDRVADWIKESFWEKQQVQAQSIYSIFGRFKVLNYPTVPTDREDAILLNWARFSKQFTNSVVDFSTNFYPWIAPFNKVQDIMAQSTMKLEQSLSVVDEKQRMDGILEEDEEDAVVDEVELLNQRMLEGMTTYRFIEPSEHYYSQFELYSYAQMMTESQMVSHDVQRLRAYFNKLFNDVYAIKEREMNLVMERNDRIRHIDSELYLLFNQRVPEVPQDPVWDQTETPESLVKVVDSEVEVAPYISPSAQDILNKQATEANRLRLLLLADDFRERALTAMMDGVLEVRWEDLIKKDILKPQCMLTKTTDAYSAEDVLAVQQYEKEVETLSQEREKYKRILEADYSKVSGSLEDGIKRFEQRLREFFVTRIRVESAIQQLGLRFWRGCYRNMRRQQMYESEERLKLTISQKEAEIVSLSEEVRRQQSAIADLKGHYDTACNREKWQEKKFKTEFPGLAKVGHDLLKRHYKRRPRSIQKAIPSTYLKEMGKAVLSVAKPFFLMGECLDYLKALDALDVRPASLPPFIDPMHWDHLVRLRRLKVDSEMRVKSALADIAEAEHTVVEFNKLIANLKTEIEMLGEKLNAERLARVNFDQDVEVQFVLKMGQIEVALNSDASTATAILIPRSVIEEVNVVISIAGTAKLNAMKKTINFGRGINFKEWDHKTRKMRIEDLREELYCVERITVTKEVQEYLKRKAKGFKEDRTQQQLERELELLRRNWEKQLMDWVYKLAAIGAKITAIKKKNSLLDKRIGTMNVVRCEMELQRDVDVESKALAYRKNKMDVLAERSRLVRKLQDNYSELLVLQTEYELLRLRRFPAFKFFKTLDDDLAK; from the coding sequence ATGAAGGCAAAAACCAGCGAATGGAAGTCGCATTGGATTCGCGGTGGAAAAATACCCCACGTGGCTTGGATTGGAAAGGATGTTCTAGCGTGGTGTTCAGGCGTGCACATAATCTTCTATGATGTTGTacagaaaacagaaaaagtgCAGAGTTACGTGAAACACTCGCAGGGCGAAGGTGCATGCTGTCTTTCCGGTCACCCGACGCTACCCTTGTTTGCCTTTGCTGAGAAGGTGAGCAATCCACGCGTCCTGGTGTATAATTATCCCAGCATGAAACGAATATCCGAATGCTTAAAAGGTGGTCCGAGCGGCTACCTAGCGACAGCGTTCATGGAACACGAGCATCTAATCACTCTTGCTTCGTATCCGCATTTCCAACTGGCGGTTTGGTCATGGAGAACTGGAGAGCGGTTTACGACTATGGCAACCCACATTAAGGACATAGACAGGCAGATGATAGCGACGACTTACAGCGGGCACACTATGATTGCCCAGCTCGGCAAGGAGTCTGGCAAGCTGACCGTCTGGCAGATGAGAATATGCGGGAAAATCGTCAGCCTTAAATTCAAGGACGTAAAATTGCCACACGGAGAGCGTATCAATGCGGCAACGTGGAGTCCAGAACCAGGACCTCCGACTCTAGGAATTCTTGACGAAAGCTGCCACATGTATGTGCTGCAGCACGACACAACCGTCCCAACAAAAATTGCACAGACGCAGAGATGTTCCGAGTGCGTAGATATCGAGGCATCCGATATCTGCTGGTATCGCGGTGGTCTTGTCCTCAAAACGACGTTTTGCCAGATACGATACTATAAGAAAACGACGGAAAGTAATCACTGGTATAGAATATGGATGGTAAAACTTCAGACCCATCCGTACTTACTGACATCACATCCGTTTAAAACTGaccgtttgttttttcacacTCTTGAGGGTGATCTAATCCAGCTTGAAGTACCTGACGAACCTGACACCGCAACTCCTGGTATGGTCACACACCTCCAGCGTGGTGGCTTTTATCGCTTTTTCAACTGGATTTATCCTTGGGGCCACCATCTTACCGCCGTCGACAATGACACGGACCTCGGCGTTCTGGAAACTCACACGGGAAAGGAGATCTGCAGAATCAATTTGGAGATGTCCGGATCTGTATCACGTCTTACTTCAAGAAGAGATTTGCCTTTAGTCGCGTTGACCAGCAATACTGGAGAATTTACGTTAGTCGGTATCTGTGAGCCCAAACAGCCGTTGATTCTTGCGCAATACCATCTCCATCGGGAAGATCTGAACCTACTGAAATTCTCCTATTCCGGGAATTATATTGCAGCAGGATTCTCACTAACAGGCACCTGCTTTTGCATCGCGAGTAAGGTTGGTTCGCAGTTTGAGGTCATGGCTCGCCTCGAGGTCAACCGTCAAATATCGGATGTTCTGCTCTATGATAATATGGGGCACCTGAGGCTTTTTGTGTTGTGCGTTACATCGAGGCACGCAGTCATCAGCAATCAGATTCTCCTATACGATCTCCCTAATGGTCAGACTCATTTCTCGGCTGCTAGCTGCATCATAGAGCTACGAGACAGTTTCCAAAATCTGCAGTACAGTCCGGTCAGTGTTTACCAAGTACTTGGCTCACCGTATCTTACGAGGCAGCTGCAAGTCCTTGGGTTTCGGGGTTGGCAAGAGGTCACTCTTCTGGAGGCGACACCCTCAGACCACCAGGTAcgtcaaacaaaaattttcagtgatAGTCGGTGGATAACAACGTGTTCGCGTGATGGAATTGTTGTGGTCAGAAAAGGAGACAAACTGAGAACACGTGTGGCGTTTATAATGTCGCATCATCGCCAAAACCTGGGTGTCGTCAAAGGAATCATGAAACCCTCCGGCGACGTGATCATATCGCTTGGACACGATGGTTCTTTGGTGTGCACCAAATTGTTTGAGGACAGCGAACCGGAAGATTCCGGCACGGATGATCGGAGTTTCACTGAATTAAGAGGGGTTATTGCAAAGGAGTCCGAGTGGCGGACATACGTTTCTAAAGATGATTACGCAACGCTGGATCCAGGCGTTGTGAAGATGCTTACTCAGGCTCGGGTACATTTCGCCCCCGCGTCTGAGTGCAAGGATCAAACTTGGATAGAATGGAAACGGTCGCTAAAGATTGCTGCAGAGACAAAGGAACACGCGGCAACCAGGGCTTCGATTCAAAGTTCCATCGCCGCTCTCAAGGCAACGGTTGCCCACCTGATTAATGTCAACGAAGCTTGCGCAGAGATCGAACAACTACCAATATCTGCATTTGACTTGGACAAGGTAAGTCGTGATCAGAAGCTAAAAGCGGCTCGGGACGAACGAGAGGATGTTCGCTGCATGCTGGAATGGAATTGTGCGGGAATGGATCGTGTCGCTGATTGGATAAAGGAGTCATTTTGGGAAAAGCAACAGGTCCAAGCGCAAtcaatttattcgatttttgGTAGGTTCAAGGTACTTAATTATCCCACCGTTCCAACTGATCGGGAGGATGCTATTTTGCTCAACTGGGCACGGTTCTCCAAGCAGTTTACAAACAGCGTGGTTGATTTTAGTACAAACTTTTACCCATGGATAGCACCATTCAACAAAGTACAGGACATCATGGCACAGTCAACTATGAAACTTGAACAGAGTTTGTCGGTAGTCGATGAGAAACAACGGATGGATGGAATACTTGAGGAGGATGAAGAAGATGCGGTAGTCGACGAGGTAGAACTGTTGAACCAGAGGATGTTGGAGGGTATGACAACTTACAGGTTCATTGAACCCTCGGAGCattattattctcaatttGAATTATATAGTTATGCTCAAATGATGACAGAGAGTCAGATGGTGAGCCATGATGTGCAGCGCTTACGAGCTTACTTTAATAAGCTTTTTAACGATGTCTACGCCATCAAGGAACGCGAGATGAATCTTGTTATGGAAAGAAATGACCGCATACGACACATCGATTCTGAATTGTACCTTCTTTTTAACCAAAGGGTTCCCGAAGTCCCACAAGATCCTGTTTGGGATCAAACGGAAACACCTGAGAGTCTGGTCAAGGTGGTCGATTCGGAGGTTGAGGTGGCACCATACATTTCACCCTCCGCCCAAGACATACTGAATAAGCAGGCTACAGAAGCAAATCGTTTAAGGCTGCTGCTACTTGCCGATGACTTTCGAGAGCGGGCATTGACGGCTATGATGGATGGAGTCCTCGAGGTCCGCTGGGAAGATCTGATCAAAAAGGATATACTCAAGCCGCAGTGCATGTTGACTAAGACAACGGATGCATACAGCGCTGAAGATGTATTGGCTGTGCAGCAATATGAGAAGGAAGTCGAGACTCTGTCGCAAGAGCGAGAAAAGTATAAGAGAATCCTCGAAGCTGATTACTCGAAGGTCAGCGGATCCCTGGAGGATGGTATCAAGCGGTTTGAACAACGCCTGCGAGAGTTTTTCGTGACTAGAATTCGCGTCGAATCGGCTATTCAACAGTTGGGACTTCGATTCTGGCGTGGCTGCTACCGAAACATGCGTCGACAACAAATGTACGAGAGTGAAGAGAGACTCAAGCTCACGATCAGCCAGAAGGAAGCGGAGATCGTAAGCTTGAGCGAGGAGGTCCGGAGACAACAGTCCGCCATAGCAGATCTCAAAGGACATTACGACACTGCTTGTAACCGTGAAAAGTGGCAAGAGAAGAAGTTTAAAACCGAATTCCCTGGACTGGCCAAGGTCGGCCACGATCTTTTAAAGCGGCATTACAAACGTCGTCCGCGATCAATACAGAAGGCCATTCCTTCGACGTATCTCAAAGAAATGGGTAAGGCTGTCTTAAGTGTGGCCAAGCCCTTTTTCCTTATGGGAGAATGTTTGGATTACCTCAAGGCCTTGGATGCGCTCGATGTTCGTCCTGCGTCGTTGCCACCGTTCATCGATCCAATGCACTGGGACCATTTAGTACGTCTTCGCCGCCTCAAGGTGGATAGCGAGATGCGCGTGAAGTCTGCCTTGGCGGATATTGCCGAAGCAGAACACACCGTGGTCGAGTTTAACAAGCTGATTGCAAATCTCAAGACGGAAATAGAAATGCTTGGTGAGAAGCTGAACGCCGAACGTCTGGCTAGAGTGAATTTTGACCAGGATGTCGAGGTACAGTTCGTTCTGAAAATGGGTCAGATCGAAGTCGCCCTGAACAGTGACGCATCTACTGCGACGGCTATTCTTATACCACGATCGGTAATCGAGGAAGTTAACGTTGTCATCAGTATCGCCGGAACCGCGAAGCTCAACGCGATGAAGAAGACGATAAACTTTGGGAGGGGGATTAATTTCAAGGAGTGGGATCACAAAACGCGCAAAATGCGGATTGAGGACCTTCGCGAGGAGCTGTACTGCGTGGAACGGATAACTGTTACTAAAGAGGTTCAAGAGTATTTGAAGCGAAAGGCGAAGGGCTTCAAGGAAGACAGAACGCAGCAACAGTTAGAAAGAGAGCTAGAGCTGCTGCGAAGGAACTGGGAGAAGCAGCTCATGGACTGGGTCTACAAATTGGCGGCTATCGGGGCGAAAATTACGgcaattaaaaagaaaaactctcTCCTCGATAAGAGGATCGGTACGATGAACGTTGTGCGGTGTGAAATGGAGCTCCAGAGAGACGTTGACGTTGAGTCCAAGGCACTCGCatatcgtaaaaataaaatggacgTCCTCGCTGAGCGTTCTCGTCTCGTGCGAAAACTGCAGGACAATTACTCAGAATTGTTGGTCTTGCAAACAGAATACGAACTTTTACGACTACGTCGCTTTCCAGCtttcaaattcttcaaaaCCCTGGACGATGATCTCGCCAAGTGA